From the Clupea harengus chromosome 15, Ch_v2.0.2, whole genome shotgun sequence genome, one window contains:
- the ppp2r5ea gene encoding protein phosphatase 2, regulatory subunit B', epsilon: MSSTPAGPPSVDKVDGFTRKSVRRARQRRAQSSSQFRAQDKPIELTPLALLKDVSAQEQPELFVKKLQQCGTLFDFMETLSDLKMKEYKRSTLNELVDYVTVSRGYLTEQTYPEAVKMVSYNIFRTLPPSDSNEFDPEEDEPTLEASWPHLQLVYEFFIRFLESQEFQPSVAKKHIDQKFVLQLLELFDSEDPRERDCLKTVLHRIYGKFLGLRAFIRKQINNIFLCFVYETEHFSGVAELLEILGSIINGFALPLKAEHKQFLVKVLLPLHTVKSLSLFHAQLAYCIVQFLEKEPMLTEPVIRGLLKFWPKTCSQKEVMFLGELEEILDVIEPAQFVKIQEHLFKQISRCVSSPHFQVAERALYYWNNEYIMSLIEENSNVILPIMFASLYRISKEHWNPAISALIYNVLKAFMEMNSTLFDELAATYKAERQREKKKEKDREELWRQLEELELRRAIQNSDASAPAIPT; the protein is encoded by the exons ATGTCGTCCACGCCAGCCGGACCGCCGTCGGTGGACAAGGTGGACGGCTTCACCCGCAAGTCTGTGCGGAGAGCCCGGCAGAGGCGGGCACAGAGCTCGTCCCAGTTCCGCGCTCAGGACAAGCCCATTGAGCTCACCCCCTTGGCACTGCTCAAAG ATGTGTCTGCGCAGGAGCAGCCGGAGCTGTTTGTCAAGAAGCTGCAACAGTGTGGCACACTCTTCGACTTCATGGAGACGCTGTCCGACCTCAAGATGAAGGAGTACAAGCGCTCCACACTCAACGAGCTGGTGGACTACGTCACCGTCAGCCGGGGCTACCTGACCGAGCAGACCTACCCAGAGGCGGTCAAGATG gtgtcctATAACATCTTCCGGACACTTCCACCCAGTGACAGCAATGAGTTTGACCCTGAGGAGGACGAACCCACACTGGAGGCCTCTTGGCCTCACTTACAg CTGGTCTATGAGTTCTTCATCCGTTTCCTGGAGAGCCAGGAGTTCCAGCCCAGCGTGGCCAAGAAGCATATAGACCAGAAATTTGTCTTGCAG cTGCTGGAGCTGTTTGACAGTGAGGACCCGCGTGAGAGGGACTGCCTGAAAACGGTTCTGCACAGAATCTATGGGAAGTTCTTGGGCCTGCGGGCTTTCATCCGCAAACAGATCAACAACATTTTCTTATG TTTTGTCTATGAGACGGAGCACTTCAGTGGTGTGGCTGAGCTGCTGGAGATCCTGGGCAG CATCATCAATGGCTTTGCTCTGCCGCTGAAGGCCGAACACAAGCAGTTCCTGGTCAAAGTCTTACTGCCGCTGCACACTGTCAAGAGCCTGTCACTCTTCCACGCACAG TTGGCCTATTGTATTGTACAATTCTTAGAAAAGGAACCAATGTTAACAGAGCCA GTAATCAGAGGCTTGCTGAAATTCTGGCCCAAAACCTGCAGTCAGAAAGAG GTGATGTTTCTGGGCGAGTTGGAGGAGATCCTGGATGTGATCGAGCCCGCCCAGTTTGTCAAGATTCAGGAGCACCTCTTCAAGCAGATCTCCAGATGTGTGTCCAGCCCCCACTTCCAG GTGGCGGAGCGTGCTCTCTACTACTGGAACAACGAGTACATCATGAGTCTGATCGAGGAGAACTCCAACGTCATCCTGCCCATCATGTTCGCCAGCCTCTACCGCATCTCCAAAGAGCACTGGAACCC GGCAATCTCAGCTTTAATCTACAACGTGCTCAAGGCCTTCATGGAGATGAACAGCACCTTGTTCGATGAGCTTGCCGCCACCTACAAAGCCGAGCGCCAGAG ggaaaagaagaaggagaaggaccgTGAGGAGCTGTGGCggcagctggaggagctggagctgaggagGGCCATCCAGAACAGCGACGCCTCTGCCCCCGCCATCCCCACCTAA